The Mercurialis annua linkage group LG8, ddMerAnnu1.2, whole genome shotgun sequence genome window below encodes:
- the LOC126660916 gene encoding wax ester synthase/diacylglycerol acyltransferase 11-like isoform X2, whose product MESVMKPIRIMKNGREEEDGGEPLSPMSRLFHKPDSNFYIIAMLGFAAPISPDVVKLHIARTFPKHPRFSSLQVVDEKNGGELRWVKTEVNIDNHVIIPKLDPNMDSPDKFVEDYVSNLSKTTISMSIPLWDFHVLEVKTSEAEATAVLRVHHSIGDGISLMSLLLSCSRQVSDPESLPTIPTARKSNGSKKNNESLLGFLRFLLIKLGLLVLLCWNTAVDVVMFVLTYLFLNDTANPLKAQRLGPSARRFVHTTLSFDDVKLVKNAMAATVNDVLVGVTQAALSRYLNRKYGIEDGDTGRGKGRGKNNLPKNIRFRATCFVNMRPFSGIQTFEEMIKKGSKAKWGNYIAYLLFPFTIALRDNPLDYVRDAKLNSDRKKASLEAKCIYFMARLLLKFYPTMTCGFPTQTSICYSNVPGPQEQISFCGYPLAFIAPSCCGQPNALFVHIVSYVNKIKIILAVDETIIPDPYQLCDDFQISLKLIKDATL is encoded by the exons atggaaagtgttatgaaaccaattagAATAATGAAAAATGGAAGAGAGGAAGAGGATGGTGGAGAACCATTGAGTCCAATGTCTCGGCTATTTCACAAGCCTGATTCCAACTTTTACATCATTGCCATGTTAGGGTTTGCTGCGCCGATCAGCCCAGATGTTGTCAAACTCCACATTGCTCGCACTTTCCCTAAGCACCCTCGTTTCTCTAGTTTGCAG GTTGTGGACGAGAAAAATGGTGGAGAGTTAAGATGGGTTAAAACAGAAGTAAACATAGACAACCATGTAATAATTCCAAAGCTCGATCCAAACATGGACTCTCCGGACAAGTTTGTCGAAGACTATGTCTCTAACCTCAGCAAAACCACAATCAGCATGTCCATCCCTTTGTGGGATTTTCATGTCCTGGAAGTGAAAACCTCTGAAGCCGAAGCCACCGCGGTTTTACGAGTTCACCATTCCATCGGTGATGGCATATCTCTCATGTCTCTTTTGCTTTCTTGTTCTCGTCAAGTGTCGGATCCCGAATCTCTTCCGACCATTCCAACTGCACGAAAATCAAATGGGAGCAAGAAAAATAACGAGTCTTTATTAGGGTTTCTGCGTTTCTTGTTGATCAAGCTAGGGTTGCTGGTGCTTCTGTGTTGGAATACTGCTGTGGATGTGGTAATGTTTGTGTTAACATATTTATTCTTGAATGATACCGCAAACCCACTTAAAGCTCAAAGGCTTGGACCTTCTGCTAGGAGATTTGTTCACACAACATTATCTTTTGATGATGTAAAGTTGGTCAAGAATGCCATGGCTGCA actGTCAATGATGTGTTGGTTGGAGTTACACAAGCTGCTTTGTCTCGTTATCTCAACAGGAAGTATG GTATAGAAGATGGAGATACAGGTAGAGGGAAAGGTAGAGGGAAAaacaatttgccaaaaaatattCGTTTCAGAGCTACTTGTTTCGTCAACATGCGACCATTTTCAGGAATCCAA ACTTTCGAAGAAATGATCAAAAAAGGGTCGAAAGCGAAGTGGGGAAACTATATAGCTTATCTATTATTCCCTTTCACCATTGCATTGCGAGATAATCCGTTAGATTACGTACGTGATGCTAAGCTTAATTCCGACCGAAAGAAAGCCTCCTTGGAAGCTAAATGCATTTATTTCATGGCTAGACTTCTCCTCAAATTTTACCCTACCATG ACCTGCGGCTTTCCAACACAAACATCAATTTGTTATTCAAATGTACCTGGTCCTCAAGAACAAATCTCCTTCTGTGGATATCCACTGGCTTTTATAGCTCCATCTTGCTGTGGCCAACCCAAT GCATTGTTTGTTCATATAGTGAGTTACGTGAACAagatcaaaataatattagcaGTTGACGAAACTATAATTCCTGATCCTTACCAACTCTGTGATGATTTTCAAATTTCTCTCAAGCTCATCAAGGACGCCACACTCTGA
- the LOC126660916 gene encoding wax ester synthase/diacylglycerol acyltransferase 11-like isoform X1: MESVMKPIRIMKNGREEEDGGEPLSPMSRLFHKPDSNFYIIAMLGFAAPISPDVVKLHIARTFPKHPRFSSLQVVDEKNGGELRWVKTEVNIDNHVIIPKLDPNMDSPDKFVEDYVSNLSKTTISMSIPLWDFHVLEVKTSEAEATAVLRVHHSIGDGISLMSLLLSCSRQVSDPESLPTIPTARKSNGSKKNNESLLGFLRFLLIKLGLLVLLCWNTAVDVVMFVLTYLFLNDTANPLKAQRLGPSARRFVHTTLSFDDVKLVKNAMAATVNDVLVGVTQAALSRYLNRKYAGIEDGDTGRGKGRGKNNLPKNIRFRATCFVNMRPFSGIQTFEEMIKKGSKAKWGNYIAYLLFPFTIALRDNPLDYVRDAKLNSDRKKASLEAKCIYFMARLLLKFYPTMTCGFPTQTSICYSNVPGPQEQISFCGYPLAFIAPSCCGQPNALFVHIVSYVNKIKIILAVDETIIPDPYQLCDDFQISLKLIKDATL; encoded by the exons atggaaagtgttatgaaaccaattagAATAATGAAAAATGGAAGAGAGGAAGAGGATGGTGGAGAACCATTGAGTCCAATGTCTCGGCTATTTCACAAGCCTGATTCCAACTTTTACATCATTGCCATGTTAGGGTTTGCTGCGCCGATCAGCCCAGATGTTGTCAAACTCCACATTGCTCGCACTTTCCCTAAGCACCCTCGTTTCTCTAGTTTGCAG GTTGTGGACGAGAAAAATGGTGGAGAGTTAAGATGGGTTAAAACAGAAGTAAACATAGACAACCATGTAATAATTCCAAAGCTCGATCCAAACATGGACTCTCCGGACAAGTTTGTCGAAGACTATGTCTCTAACCTCAGCAAAACCACAATCAGCATGTCCATCCCTTTGTGGGATTTTCATGTCCTGGAAGTGAAAACCTCTGAAGCCGAAGCCACCGCGGTTTTACGAGTTCACCATTCCATCGGTGATGGCATATCTCTCATGTCTCTTTTGCTTTCTTGTTCTCGTCAAGTGTCGGATCCCGAATCTCTTCCGACCATTCCAACTGCACGAAAATCAAATGGGAGCAAGAAAAATAACGAGTCTTTATTAGGGTTTCTGCGTTTCTTGTTGATCAAGCTAGGGTTGCTGGTGCTTCTGTGTTGGAATACTGCTGTGGATGTGGTAATGTTTGTGTTAACATATTTATTCTTGAATGATACCGCAAACCCACTTAAAGCTCAAAGGCTTGGACCTTCTGCTAGGAGATTTGTTCACACAACATTATCTTTTGATGATGTAAAGTTGGTCAAGAATGCCATGGCTGCA actGTCAATGATGTGTTGGTTGGAGTTACACAAGCTGCTTTGTCTCGTTATCTCAACAGGAAGTATG CAGGTATAGAAGATGGAGATACAGGTAGAGGGAAAGGTAGAGGGAAAaacaatttgccaaaaaatattCGTTTCAGAGCTACTTGTTTCGTCAACATGCGACCATTTTCAGGAATCCAA ACTTTCGAAGAAATGATCAAAAAAGGGTCGAAAGCGAAGTGGGGAAACTATATAGCTTATCTATTATTCCCTTTCACCATTGCATTGCGAGATAATCCGTTAGATTACGTACGTGATGCTAAGCTTAATTCCGACCGAAAGAAAGCCTCCTTGGAAGCTAAATGCATTTATTTCATGGCTAGACTTCTCCTCAAATTTTACCCTACCATG ACCTGCGGCTTTCCAACACAAACATCAATTTGTTATTCAAATGTACCTGGTCCTCAAGAACAAATCTCCTTCTGTGGATATCCACTGGCTTTTATAGCTCCATCTTGCTGTGGCCAACCCAAT GCATTGTTTGTTCATATAGTGAGTTACGTGAACAagatcaaaataatattagcaGTTGACGAAACTATAATTCCTGATCCTTACCAACTCTGTGATGATTTTCAAATTTCTCTCAAGCTCATCAAGGACGCCACACTCTGA